The following nucleotide sequence is from Cucumis melo cultivar AY chromosome 1, USDA_Cmelo_AY_1.0, whole genome shotgun sequence.
GTTACAGAACATCCCCAACTCCCCCTTACTTTCAAAAATCTGCAGCATATCAGAAATGAAGACAAATCAATCGTAtagaacataaaaaaaaaaaaaattactgtTTTCATGTAGTCAAGTACACACCTTTTTATCTAATGGCCTTGCTTTAAACTTGGGAATTTTCTCCAGCGCCTCTTGTTCAATTTCAAGGAAACTCTTAGCTCGTGGTGGACGAGCCCTCAGTGATGTGTGCAGAACAGGGGTCTTTGGTTCGGTAAGATGAGGTTTCCATTCATTATTCTGAAGAGAAAATTGAAATAGCCACTAGATTTAGCTGATTGAAAAAGGGTGTTGGAGAGTAATATACTACTAAAATGGACTTCTTAAAACCTGACGAGACGATTCTGTAGAGATTACTGAAGCTGAATCTGCATGTTGGTTCGCTCTAGCCATTGTTTCAAGGTGAAATTCCTGCAATAATCATGTAATCGGTTAAGTCAATCGAAGTGAAACTCTAAAATTCTCCATCACTGTTCTATTTTATGGCTCTCTCACCTGGAATTCAGGAGGCTGGGGTGTGCTCCTCGGTACTACAGGTACTTTGGGAGCTTCCAAAATCTACACAGCATAACATAACGAGCAGGTAAATTATATTCAGTGTGCCTATTATTATAACGAAGTAAAAAGACAAGAAAAATGGTGTCAAGTTGCCAATATTTACCCTTTTGTTGAGTGGTCTAGCTTTAAACTTGGGCATTTTGGCCATCATCTCCTCCTCTAGCTCAGCTGAACTCTTCACCTTGGTAGAGCGAACTCTTTGAGCTGTTTCAAATTCAGGAACCTTTGGCCTAGTCAAAGTCAATTTGGGCTTCGTCTGTGTAAAACTACCAGCATCCTGTAAAGAGAAGTGATCAGTTACTGTCGAATAAATGAGACGTGGGTGGGGAGAGAGGGAGAAAATAGGATTGAATTAGAACACTTACATGAGGCAATGATAAATCCCTGGTACTTGACTGAAATTTCCTCATCATTTCAGCCATTGAAACGAATGGTGCTGGTTCCCGAacatatatttttctttcttctttgttaGTCTTGTCAGCAACTGAAGAACACAAATTAGAGGTGCCAACTTTTGACTTATGGGGCAAAGTATGGGGTTTGACATTAAGAATCTGAAACAAAGAGAGTTTATGGAAATTATATCAGTCACAGCTTAAGGAACATCAACACACAATTTTAGGAATCAAATAACAACAAACAGTCACCTGTCTAGACAGACCACCATCTAACTTTTGACGCTTAATTGCTTGATTCTCTTGAACTAAAAATGAAGTCCCACTTGTATCTTTCACGTTTGTTTCCCTGTAGAAACTTCTAATCATTACATTTCTTACCATCAAAAGTCTGATATCGTAGAGAAAATTAACACAAAATCTAACCTCTTCACACTATTTGGTTTAACGCTTTTGGTTTGTGATAACAGGCTTCTGGCTTTCAGAGTTGATGGGTTCTTCACCATACTGGCAATCTTTCTGGCTGTCTCGTGCTTCTTAGAAGTGGCACCTTTAGTTCGTTGTTCATCTTTGTAAGTACTCAAAGTTGGAAGTGGAGTACAAGCTTCATTTTGAACTTTAGATAATCCACTCCGCTTCTGTTCATTATCTTTTGATTGGATTCTACCGTTTGAAGAAGTTCCTCTACATGAAAGCAGAAAAGTTAGCCAAAGAAGAGAGTGAGAAAGTTTGGCCCCTTTTAACCAATTGAACAAATAAACTAACCTTTCATCTTCACAAGTACGAGTAGTTTCGTTTTGGGTAGACGCCTGAAAAAAGATAATACGATCAAAAACCGAAGAACACGTGACAAGTTGGTTAATAACTCGATATCAATAATGATAACAAACCTTTTCTTCTCTGGGATCATTAGGAGTTGCCTCTTTTTTAGTTTCACTTGGCAGAATTACAGTTTGAGATGTGGTTGGATCAACGGTATCAACAGAATTGGTACCAGATTGCTCTAAATCCTGTGTAAAGaaaaattcaatttc
It contains:
- the LOC103495480 gene encoding protein TPX2; protein product: MAATVDDSSSSDLSIMIDETYEFSAPRFFDFVNGESEEDKCQAELWFDTALTYAPSPCMPKIKTARSIKVENLCDFNQAEEMQKDLEQSGTNSVDTVDPTTSQTVILPSETKKEATPNDPREEKASTQNETTRTCEDERGTSSNGRIQSKDNEQKRSGLSKVQNEACTPLPTLSTYKDEQRTKGATSKKHETARKIASMVKNPSTLKARSLLSQTKSVKPNSVKRETNVKDTSGTSFLVQENQAIKRQKLDGGLSRQILNVKPHTLPHKSKVGTSNLCSSVADKTNKEERKIYVREPAPFVSMAEMMRKFQSSTRDLSLPHDAGSFTQTKPKLTLTRPKVPEFETAQRVRSTKVKSSAELEEEMMAKMPKFKARPLNKRILEAPKVPVVPRSTPQPPEFQEFHLETMARANQHADSASVISTESSRQNNEWKPHLTEPKTPVLHTSLRARPPRAKSFLEIEQEALEKIPKFKARPLDKKIFESKGELGMFCNMKKHVTKPQEFHFATNERIPPAPTVVADLFDKLSINSETRSEHPLPRNTRPNPFHLYTEERGAEKERKFFMGLWQKQIEEERAAIPRATPYPYTTDYPVIPPKPEPKHCTKPEPFQLESLVRHEEEMQREMEERRRIEEEEARMRMFKAQPVLKEDPIPLPEKSRKPLTQVQEFNLHVDNRAVDRAEFDQKIKEKEMMYKRYREESDAAKMVEEEKALKQLRRTLVHHARPVPKFDHPFHPQRSLKETTKAKSPNLRVLQRRKERQNLIKVAMSSPATQLR